In the genome of Mytilus edulis chromosome 3, xbMytEdul2.2, whole genome shotgun sequence, one region contains:
- the LOC139516092 gene encoding uncharacterized protein — protein MASEGSENSMDSSEVEDSIQDSENSETDFNNSSDQSMEQDDLSSRDKKEEESANQMKLDTIFGCVYSDKKKGPLEIYKLLPGSLYEKYELVKKIMNACSEFGPIFDTFCFSLPRPYEKENSFKGVVQNMKKLHKKCQEGSVEFPSIDLSEFPSEFSKQQANKLLEKIRKKLKMEPLKEKDEPPVVLYTKLVPGGEIIKVTKKRKLGTNEKDTTTELKPDFCNESKKEKSSKIRKHNDDQHGDFETNDHDNYDSDMDDFDDEEAFSDQNEEQIVNTILDNSFPHSILHLLSDGKTDILPLWCGQIQLRVNPIDKSLSFLMIDYEPSYPDKIRDEIFKEISSPEVCEAIAKEVEKYECCRQLRMDIPLENLEELFVVNQSSNEVLIFSKLVPSVKFYQRFIHVSTKDRNNWTERQPFLPFEGQSFTDCSREYLLAFGGDFSEMSDILAQIKACRLDQKICMNPKKNTMSELLQDVSDNQTGKDYSFSNAKKKTEDRNIEVNFTRRNKILNVLKKHNIISKKICDDLKKTMKVIPLKIPSGKVYNGLDDLDLDDVCFKDYLNHVCINVRELEQHLTKKLRAGDYAHEMESLNLMYPDKYDFDDMTVAEFLSAEKDDLNGWKEIFYSFCRSGPEQDSCTWHCDVCKSCEPWRTWHCPKCDKCTYGKENPICEFCGYKDYSSDFELMDLRNKRHKNQQFIIQPYTYYWEGMFSEGNTSTVKRDWNIKLSLTDIPDWTNEIKVDGKTTCTRNFILKDYLNHDDLGMVNLWRLAYRLQGSGPRRHIGLFFSQRFRCEIRSNFRL, from the coding sequence ATGGCCAGTGAAGGTTCAGAAAACTCTATGGATTCGTCTGAAGTGGAAGATAGTATCCAAGATTCTGAAAATTCTGAAACAGATTTTAATAACAGTAGTGATCAGAGCATGGAGCAGGATGATTTGTCATCTAGAGATAAAAAGGAAGAAGAATCTGCTAATCAGATGAAATTAGACACAATATTTGGGTGTGTATATTCCGACAAAAAAAAAGGACCCCTTGAAATTTATAAACTTTTGCCTGGATCACTTTATGAAAAGTATGAATTagttaagaaaatcatgaatgcCTGCAGTGAATTTGGACCAATCTTtgacacattttgtttttcacTTCCAAGACCATATGAAAAAGAGAACAGTTTCAAAGGAGTTGTACAAAACATGAAAAAGCTTCATAAAAAGTGCCAAGAGGGATCAGTGGAATTTCCTTCAATAGATTTGTCAGAATTCCCATCTGAATTCTCAAAACAACAAGCCAACAAATTACTTGAGAAGataagaaaaaaacttaaaatggAACCTCTGAAAGAAAAAGATGAACCACCAGTTGTATTGTATACTAAACTGGTACCTGGTGGAGAAATTATAAAAgtaacaaagaaaagaaaacttgGCACAAACGAAAAAGATACCACCACTGAATTGAAACCTGACTTCTGTAATGAGAGTAAGAaagaaaaatcatcaaagataagAAAACATAACGATGATCAACATGGAGATTTTGAAACTAATGATCATGATAACTACGATTCCGATATGGACGATTTTGATGATGAAGAGGCTTTCAGTGATCAGAATGAGGAGCAGATTGTTAACACTATACTTGACAACAGTTTTCCTCACAGTATACTACATCTGCTGTCCGATGGTAAAACAGATATCTTGCCATTGTGGTGCGGTCAGATTCAGCTAAGAGTAAATCCTATTGATAAATCATTGTCCTTTTTAATGATTGACTATGAACCATCGTACCCTGATAAAATAAGAgatgaaatttttaaagaaatttcctCGCCAGAAGTTTGTGAAGCAATTGCCAAAGaagtagaaaaatatgaatgctGCAGACAGCTAAGGATGGATATTCCGcttgaaaatttggaagaattGTTTGTTGtcaatcaaagttcaaatgaggttttgatattttcaaaactgGTTCCCTCGGTCAAGTTTTATCAGAGGTTCATTCATGTCAGTACCAAGGATAGGAACAATTGGACAGAAAGACAGCCATTTTTGCCATTTGAGGGACAATCCTTTACTGATTGTTCAAGAGAGTATTTATTAGCTTTTGGAGGAGACTTCTCAGAGATGTCGGACATCTTGGCACAGATAAAGGCATGTAGACTTGATCAAAAGATTTGTATGAATCCTAAGAAAAATACCATGTCTGAGCTCCTGCAGGATGTCAGTGACAATCAAACTGGGAAAGACTATTCTTTTTCAAATGCTAAAAAGAAGACAGAAGACCGAAACATTGAGGTCAATTTTACACGTAGGAATAAGATACTAAATGTtctaaaaaaacacaacataatatCAAAGAAAATCTGTGATGATTTAAAGAAGACGATGAAAGTCATTCCCTTAAAGATACCCAGCGGAAAAGTGTACAATGGTCTGGATGATCTTGATCTTGATGATGTTTGTTTTAAGGATTACCTAAAccatgtttgtataaatgttcgTGAACTTGAACAACATTTGACCAAAAAATTACGCGCAGGAGATTACGCTCATGAAATGGAGAGCCTGAATTTGATGTATCCAGACAAATATGATTTTGACGATATGACTGTAGCTGAATTTTTATCAGCTGAAAAGGATGATTTAAATGGAtggaaagaaatattttattcctTTTGTAGATCTGGACCAGAACAAGATAGCTGTACATGGCACTGTGACGTGTGCAAGAGTTGTGAACCTTGGAGAACTTGGCACTGCCCAAAGTGTGATAAATGTACATATGGAAAAGAAAATCCAATTTGTGAATTTTGCGGCTACAAGGATTACAGTAGTGACTTTGAATTGATGGATTTAAGAAATAAGAGACACAAGAACCAACAATTCATCATCCAACCATATACATATTATTGGGAAGGGATGTTTAGTGAAGGAAACACCAGTACAGTTAAAAGAGATTGGAATATTAAATTGTCTTTGACTGATATACCAGATTGGACAAATGAGATAAAAGTTGATGGTAAAACTACATGTACAAGAAACTTCATCCTGAAGGATTATCTTAATCATGATGACCTTGGGATGGTTAACCTATGGAGATTAGCATATCGCTTGCAAGGTAGTGGACCAAGAAGGCATATTGGTCTTTTTTTCTCTCAGCGTTTTAGATGTGAAATTAGAAGTAATTTTCGGCTGTAG